In Lujinxingia litoralis, a single window of DNA contains:
- a CDS encoding SDR family NAD(P)-dependent oxidoreductase: MNIAIITGASAGMGRHFALQLDARGDLDEIWLIARRKERMEELASELTHARARIFALDLCVPSSFDEVSRALEQEAPNVAWLINNAGFGKIGRFEAIPPQSNLQMLDLNIRALTDLTQRALPFCSAGSRIIQVASSAGFLPITNFSVYAASKAYVVNFSNALAREVRPRGIGVTAVCPGPVQTEFFDVAATEGGAKSGPPGVMASPEKVVARALKDAERRRLLSVYGVSIKAFTFFSRFIPRPLALWATEKIYG; the protein is encoded by the coding sequence ATGAACATCGCCATCATCACCGGCGCCTCCGCCGGCATGGGACGCCACTTTGCCCTGCAGCTCGACGCCCGCGGCGATCTCGACGAAATCTGGCTCATCGCCAGACGCAAAGAGCGCATGGAAGAGCTCGCCAGCGAACTCACCCACGCCCGCGCGCGCATCTTCGCCCTCGACCTCTGCGTGCCTTCCAGCTTCGACGAAGTCTCCCGGGCGCTGGAGCAGGAGGCCCCCAACGTGGCCTGGCTCATCAACAACGCCGGCTTCGGAAAAATCGGGCGCTTCGAGGCCATCCCCCCACAGAGCAACCTGCAGATGCTCGACCTCAACATCCGCGCGCTCACCGATCTCACCCAGCGGGCGCTGCCCTTCTGCTCGGCCGGCAGCCGCATCATCCAGGTGGCCAGCTCCGCGGGCTTTTTGCCGATCACCAACTTCTCGGTCTACGCCGCCTCCAAGGCCTACGTGGTCAACTTCTCCAACGCCCTGGCCCGCGAAGTACGCCCCCGGGGCATCGGCGTCACCGCGGTCTGCCCCGGCCCGGTCCAGACCGAGTTCTTCGATGTCGCCGCCACCGAAGGCGGCGCCAAGAGCGGCCCTCCCGGGGTGATGGCCAGCCCCGAAAAAGTCGTCGCTCGCGCCCTCAAAGACGCCGAGCGCCGCCGGCTCCTCTCGGTCTACGGCGTGTCGATCAAGGCCTTTACCTTCTTCTCCCGTTTTATCCCCCGGCCCCTGGCCCTCTGGGCCACCGAGAAGATCTACGGCTGA
- a CDS encoding cation:proton antiporter yields MDFGPSVTFPFSNPVLIFATLMALIFLAPQVVTRLKIPGMVGLILGGALVGPSAFNLLARDATIVLLGTVGLLYLMFQAGLSLDLGRFNTLKGRSVVFGLFSFFIPQLLTLWVSLRFLGYSLEAALLLGSIIGSHTLIAYPIVARLGLMKNTAVTMTLGGTLVTDTLSLAILAIVMAWHSGDVAAIDWAVFGGAVAAYVAVVLLGLPRLGYAFFRTVRNSPEMEFGFLMTVLFFTAWLAEAVGLAPIIGAFIGGLALNRLVPEQSTLMARIRFNGEALFVPFFLISVGLLIDFEVLFSSLALWKLAAVLIALVSVGKLVAALIVRSIFKYSAAEGWTIYGLSVPQAAATLAVTLIGYEASIFDATLVNAVVVMILATCILGPALVEKYGLEMAHRAEAEPVEQRFGRERLLVPVANPKTSDELFDLALYMRDPKCKEPVYPLMVVTDGQDAEERLLTKRKMLDHFVTKGAEAGVSVRPLARIAMNVANGIARVAREERASMVLIGWSGQVSTRERIFGTVLDQLLDETRQLLFVNRISEPLATTEKVVLAVPPFAERSPGFFEAVNSVKLLASRLDAELVVVCEARHLEHDRSYVDSIEPELDADYVPVEAWSTLAQTLDNVVERGAMIFALSARPRSAPWIPELDRLPRVLSERYPDNSLSVVFLSEY; encoded by the coding sequence TTGGATTTTGGACCGAGCGTAACCTTTCCTTTCTCCAACCCGGTCTTGATCTTTGCGACCCTGATGGCGTTGATTTTTCTGGCGCCGCAGGTGGTCACCCGCTTGAAGATCCCGGGGATGGTGGGCCTGATTCTGGGCGGCGCGCTGGTTGGCCCTTCGGCGTTTAATCTGCTGGCGCGCGACGCGACGATTGTGCTTCTGGGCACAGTGGGGCTGCTCTACCTGATGTTTCAGGCGGGGCTTTCGCTGGATCTGGGGCGTTTTAATACGCTTAAGGGTCGCAGCGTGGTCTTCGGGCTCTTTTCGTTCTTTATCCCTCAACTGCTGACGCTGTGGGTCTCGCTGCGATTTTTGGGGTATTCGCTGGAGGCGGCGCTCTTGCTGGGGTCGATCATCGGCTCGCACACGCTGATCGCTTACCCGATTGTGGCGCGGCTGGGGTTGATGAAGAACACCGCGGTGACCATGACGCTGGGGGGCACGCTGGTCACCGATACGCTCTCGCTGGCGATTCTGGCGATTGTGATGGCCTGGCATAGTGGCGATGTCGCGGCGATTGACTGGGCGGTCTTCGGCGGGGCGGTGGCGGCGTATGTGGCCGTGGTGCTGCTGGGGTTGCCGCGGCTGGGGTACGCGTTTTTTCGGACGGTGCGCAACAGCCCGGAGATGGAGTTCGGGTTTTTGATGACGGTGCTCTTCTTTACGGCCTGGCTGGCGGAGGCGGTGGGTCTGGCGCCGATCATCGGGGCGTTTATCGGGGGTCTGGCGCTCAATCGTCTGGTGCCGGAGCAGAGCACGTTGATGGCGCGGATTCGCTTTAATGGCGAGGCGCTCTTCGTGCCCTTTTTCCTGATCTCGGTGGGGTTGTTGATCGACTTCGAGGTGCTGTTCAGCAGCCTGGCGTTGTGGAAGCTGGCGGCGGTGCTGATCGCGCTGGTCAGCGTCGGGAAGCTGGTGGCGGCGCTGATTGTGCGCTCGATCTTTAAGTACAGCGCGGCCGAGGGGTGGACGATCTACGGGTTGAGCGTGCCGCAGGCCGCGGCGACGCTGGCGGTGACGCTGATCGGGTATGAGGCGAGCATTTTTGACGCGACGCTGGTCAATGCGGTGGTGGTCATGATTCTGGCGACGTGCATTCTGGGGCCGGCGCTGGTGGAGAAGTACGGTCTGGAGATGGCGCATCGGGCGGAGGCCGAGCCGGTGGAGCAGCGCTTTGGGCGCGAGCGTCTGCTGGTGCCGGTGGCCAACCCGAAGACCTCGGATGAGCTCTTTGATCTGGCGCTCTATATGCGCGATCCCAAGTGCAAGGAGCCGGTATATCCGCTGATGGTGGTGACCGACGGGCAGGATGCCGAGGAGCGTCTGCTGACCAAGCGCAAGATGCTCGACCATTTTGTGACCAAGGGGGCCGAGGCCGGGGTGTCGGTGCGTCCGCTGGCGCGCATCGCGATGAACGTGGCCAACGGGATTGCCCGGGTGGCCCGGGAGGAGCGGGCCTCGATGGTGCTCATCGGGTGGAGCGGGCAGGTGTCTACCCGGGAGCGAATCTTCGGCACGGTGCTCGACCAGCTTCTCGACGAGACGCGTCAGCTGCTCTTTGTGAACCGGATCTCCGAGCCGCTGGCGACCACCGAGAAGGTGGTGCTGGCGGTGCCGCCTTTTGCGGAGCGCTCCCCGGGATTTTTTGAGGCGGTCAATTCTGTGAAATTGCTGGCGTCACGGCTCGATGCGGAGCTGGTGGTCGTGTGTGAGGCGCGCCACCTGGAGCACGACCGCAGCTACGTGGATTCGATTGAGCCGGAGCTCGACGCTGACTACGTGCCGGTTGAGGCCTGGTCGACGCTGGCGCAGACGCTGGACAACGTGGTCGAGCGCGGAGCGATGATCTTTGCGCTCAGCGCCCGTCCGCGCTCCGCGCCCTGGATTCCGGAGCTGGATCGCTTGCCCCGGGTTCTGAGCGAGCGTTATCCGGACAACTCGCTGTCGGTGGTGTTCCTCTCGGAGTACTGA